In one Lycium barbarum isolate Lr01 chromosome 7, ASM1917538v2, whole genome shotgun sequence genomic region, the following are encoded:
- the LOC132603895 gene encoding light-harvesting complex-like protein OHP2, chloroplastic: MSVASSSTFPCIKIQNYPSSSSSSSCYTLRFCTTNPTILTIRNSQAEGPFRRPVAPSPPKPNIQPPSSPPPPPPPPPSSTTNVPPKNVAVTTSEGKNVITLEFQRQKAKELQGYFKQKKLEEANQGPFFGFIAKNEISNGRWAMFGFAVGMLTEYATGSDFVDQVKILLSNFGIVDLE, translated from the exons atgtcAGTAGCATCATCATCTACCTTCCCTTGCATTAAAATCCAAAACTACCCttcttcatcttctagttcttcttgttACACTTTGAGATTTTGTACAACAAACCCCACAATACTTACTATAAGGAATTCTCAAGCTGAAGGTCCATTTAGAAGACCAGTTGCACCATCACCACCTAAGCCTAATATCCAACCACCAtcctcaccaccaccaccaccaccaccaccaccaagtAGTACTACTAATGTTCCACCTAAGAATGTGGCTGTGACAACTTCTGAGGGTAAGAATGTAATTACCTTGGAATTTCAAAGGCAAAAGGCTAAGGAACTTCAAGGTTACTTCAAAcaaaagaaacttgaagaagcTAATCAAGGCCCCTTCTTTGGTTTTATTGCCAAGAATGAAATTTCCAATGGCAG ATGGGCAATGTTTGGTTTTGCTGTGGGGATGCTAACAGAGTATGCAACCGGTTCTGACTTTGTCGATCAAGTAAAGATCCTTCTCTCGAATTTTGGGATAGTAGACCTGGAATGA